The Deltaproteobacteria bacterium genomic sequence CGCCGCGTTGCTGTGGGCATGCTCTCCCGCCCCGTCGAACCGGCCCGACACCGAGGTCGTCGTCGCCGAGGTCGACGGGACCCCCGTCGTCCTGAAGGACGTCAAGAACGAGATCCTCTCGATGCGCGGCTATACGCCGTCCCTCGAGGCCCGGGGGCCCTCTCGCGGGGAGGTTTCCGAGGCGGTCCGGCGGGCGATCGAGCGGACCGTCGTCCTGCGCGAGGGGCGGCGACGGGGGGTCACGCTCCCCGCGGGGGCGCTCGAGGAAGAGGTGATGCGGTTCCGGGCGGACTTCCCGCCGGGGGGGCTCGAGAAGGCGCTCCTCCAGGCGGGGATGGAACCCGACGCGTGGCGGGAACAGCTCCGGCGTTCCCTCCTGTACCGGCGGTCGGCCGACGCCATTGCGGCGGCCGGGGCCACGGTGACCCCGCAGGAGGTGGAGGCGGCGTTCCGGACGGAACGGAATCCGGCGACGGTGCCGGAGCGGATCCGCGTGCGGCAATATCTTTTCGATTCGGCGGAGCGCGCGGG encodes the following:
- a CDS encoding peptidylprolyl isomerase is translated as AALLWACSPAPSNRPDTEVVVAEVDGTPVVLKDVKNEILSMRGYTPSLEARGPSRGEVSEAVRRAIERTVVLREGRRRGVTLPAGALEEEVMRFRADFPPGGLEKALLQAGMEPDAWREQLRRSLLYRRSADAIAAAGATVTPQEVEAAFRTERNPATVPERIRVRQYLFDSAERAGVAREKLQAGRPVGGDAGDRSVEGVDLGFFRRDELPPEIPAGVFDLPEGGVSEPVPGEGVTNLFQVARREAPRTQTLRSEEARIRESILAPRREAAFRRWLAQATAGAKVKVHAELLQKRIEEKR